One window of Acidimicrobiales bacterium genomic DNA carries:
- a CDS encoding carotenoid oxygenase family protein: protein MTDTTEVPASGTARLLGAVPNAANQPDLLGNLAPVPDELDVADLAVTGELPAALRGSFVRNGPNPLYEPVGRYHLLDGDGMLHGVTLGDGRASYRNRWVRSRGLQAEVALGRAIYPGLGSVTDFPPRSLTGDAGPVKNVANTHVIRHAGRWLALWEGGLPTEVTPELDTVGEWDFGGRLRGAMTAHPRFDPRTGELVCFGYSVFEPKLHYFVIDATGELVHSVELDLPAPVMMHDCVITEEHTVFLDSPIVFNVANLGKGPMVSWQPENGTRLGVIPRRGGAEDIRWFEIEPGHVQHFWSGWADGDRIELCGSRFDAPDFGIDSEPPLDQSVGDPTPGRPARFWIDLAAGSAGWEPIDDLGGDFNRINDARNGERVRWLYLSAFLQPDRRMGDFDTIVKYDETDGSRTHWTMGPHGHVGESVFAPDPGGSAEDDGWLLNIVYDAAADTSDLVVLDARDVAAGPVATVHLPRRVPFGFHANWFAAED from the coding sequence ATGACCGACACGACCGAGGTACCTGCCTCGGGCACGGCGCGCCTGCTCGGCGCGGTCCCGAACGCCGCGAACCAGCCCGACCTGCTGGGCAACCTGGCGCCCGTCCCCGACGAGCTCGATGTCGCCGACCTGGCCGTCACCGGCGAGCTGCCCGCAGCCCTGCGGGGCAGCTTCGTGCGCAACGGCCCCAACCCGCTGTACGAGCCCGTCGGCCGCTACCACCTGCTCGACGGCGACGGGATGCTCCACGGCGTGACCCTCGGTGACGGGCGCGCGTCCTATCGCAACCGTTGGGTCCGATCCCGTGGGCTCCAGGCCGAAGTCGCCCTGGGCCGGGCGATCTACCCGGGCCTGGGCAGCGTCACGGACTTCCCCCCTCGCTCGCTCACCGGCGACGCCGGCCCGGTCAAGAACGTGGCCAACACCCACGTCATCCGCCACGCCGGACGCTGGCTGGCGCTCTGGGAGGGCGGCCTGCCCACCGAGGTGACGCCCGAGCTCGACACCGTGGGGGAGTGGGACTTCGGCGGTCGGTTGCGGGGCGCCATGACCGCGCACCCCCGCTTCGATCCCCGTACCGGCGAGCTGGTCTGCTTCGGCTACTCGGTGTTCGAGCCGAAGCTCCACTACTTCGTGATCGACGCGACGGGCGAGCTGGTCCACTCCGTCGAGCTCGACCTGCCGGCGCCGGTGATGATGCACGACTGCGTGATCACCGAGGAGCACACCGTGTTCCTGGACTCGCCGATCGTGTTCAACGTGGCGAACCTCGGGAAGGGCCCGATGGTGTCGTGGCAGCCCGAGAACGGCACCCGGCTCGGCGTCATCCCCCGCCGCGGCGGCGCCGAGGACATCCGCTGGTTCGAGATCGAGCCCGGCCACGTCCAGCACTTCTGGAGCGGTTGGGCCGACGGGGATCGCATCGAGCTGTGCGGCTCACGCTTCGACGCCCCCGACTTCGGCATCGACTCCGAGCCGCCCCTCGACCAGTCCGTGGGCGACCCCACGCCGGGCCGTCCCGCCCGTTTCTGGATCGACCTGGCCGCGGGCTCGGCCGGCTGGGAGCCCATCGACGACCTGGGGGGCGACTTCAACCGCATCAACGACGCCCGCAACGGCGAGCGGGTGCGGTGGCTGTACCTGTCGGCCTTCCTGCAGCCCGACCGCCGCATGGGCGACTTCGACACCATCGTGAAGTACGACGAGACCGACGGCAGTCGCACCCACTGGACGATGGGGCCCCACGGCCACGTCGGCGAGAGCGTGTTCGCTCCTGACCCCGGCGGTTCGGCCGAGGACGACGGGTGGCTGCTCAACATCGTCTACGACGCCGCCGCCGACACCAGCGACCTCGTGGTGCTCGACGCCCGGGACGTCGCCGCCGGCCCGGTGGCCACCGTGCACCTGCCCCGACGGGTGCCGTTCGGCTTCCACGCCAACTGGTTCGCCGCCGAGGACTGA
- a CDS encoding protein phosphatase: MGTWEPGPGVVELPDGRRVRGRGLRRPVPVGPDPELGVYLVAAAPGPFSWRSWWVRWPDFRLPADRDAALTMLSEAHERAVTERVELACGGGVGRTGTALAVLAVLSGVAPDEAVAWVRSAYHPRAVETPWQRRWVRSLDRR; the protein is encoded by the coding sequence GTGGGAACCTGGGAGCCGGGGCCGGGCGTCGTGGAGCTGCCCGACGGGCGGCGGGTCCGGGGACGAGGGCTGCGTCGGCCGGTCCCCGTCGGGCCGGACCCCGAGCTGGGGGTCTACCTGGTGGCCGCGGCGCCCGGTCCGTTCTCCTGGCGGTCGTGGTGGGTGCGCTGGCCCGACTTCCGCCTACCGGCCGACCGGGACGCCGCCCTGACCATGCTGAGCGAAGCGCACGAGCGCGCCGTGACCGAACGGGTCGAGCTCGCGTGCGGCGGCGGGGTCGGACGCACCGGGACCGCGTTGGCGGTGCTCGCCGTGCTGTCAGGGGTCGCCCCGGACGAGGCCGTGGCGTGGGTCCGGAGCGCGTACCACCCCCGTGCCGTTGAGACGCCCTGGCAGCGTCGTTGGGTGCGCTCGCTCGACCGGAGGTGA
- a CDS encoding cytochrome P450, whose translation MSATPTVHTVTTYEEARDAFRQKHLRQALYDAGEVVMADVLVNLHGDAHRARRRLENRLFRRDTRERDERTRFPAVVAETLAPHVAIGRAELVSLSHEMMMNLAATAAGVDRPERSPEETHRLYEYMMRFIEGATLAHYTGDREAKRAEVAAALDAFDAEFLQPSIERRRAALDAVAAGALDADELPQDVLTVLLANEDQLELGPEVVRREVCFYLLAGAHTSATAFVRTLDHVFEMSETAPADAERARDDLTFLQRCTHETVRLQPSSPIALRRALEPLTLAGGQAVAVGDEVVIDLMAANRDPAAFGPDADAFDPHRALSPGVAPWGLSFGLGMHACIGQELAAGGDPAADTGPDRLYGLVPVAVQAVLAAGAHPDPDRPPQLDPTSARGYWSAYPVRF comes from the coding sequence ATGAGCGCCACCCCCACGGTCCACACCGTCACCACCTACGAAGAAGCGCGCGACGCCTTCCGCCAGAAGCACCTGCGCCAGGCGCTCTACGACGCCGGCGAGGTGGTCATGGCCGACGTGCTCGTCAACCTCCACGGCGACGCCCACCGGGCCCGCCGCCGGCTGGAGAACCGACTGTTCCGGCGGGACACGCGCGAGCGCGACGAGCGCACGCGCTTCCCGGCCGTCGTGGCCGAGACCCTGGCGCCCCACGTCGCCATCGGTCGGGCCGAGCTGGTGAGCCTCAGCCACGAGATGATGATGAACCTCGCGGCCACGGCCGCCGGGGTCGACCGGCCCGAGCGCAGCCCGGAGGAGACCCACCGGCTCTACGAGTACATGATGCGCTTCATCGAAGGGGCGACCCTGGCCCACTACACCGGCGATCGTGAGGCCAAGCGGGCCGAGGTCGCCGCCGCGCTGGATGCCTTCGACGCCGAGTTCCTCCAGCCGTCGATCGAGCGTCGCCGAGCGGCCCTCGACGCCGTGGCCGCCGGCGCCCTCGACGCGGACGAGCTGCCGCAGGACGTGCTCACCGTCCTGCTCGCCAACGAGGACCAGCTCGAGCTCGGGCCGGAGGTGGTGCGCCGCGAGGTGTGCTTCTACCTCCTCGCCGGCGCCCACACGTCGGCCACCGCGTTCGTCAGGACGCTCGACCACGTCTTCGAGATGAGCGAGACCGCGCCGGCCGACGCCGAGCGAGCCCGCGACGACCTCACCTTCCTGCAGCGGTGCACCCACGAGACGGTGCGCCTCCAGCCCTCGAGCCCCATCGCCCTGCGCCGTGCCCTCGAGCCCCTGACCCTGGCCGGCGGGCAGGCCGTGGCCGTGGGTGACGAGGTGGTCATCGACCTGATGGCCGCCAACCGCGACCCGGCGGCGTTCGGTCCCGACGCCGACGCGTTCGACCCCCACCGCGCCCTGTCGCCGGGGGTGGCCCCGTGGGGGCTCAGCTTCGGGCTGGGCATGCACGCCTGCATCGGCCAGGAGCTGGCCGCGGGGGGCGACCCGGCCGCCGACACCGGCCCGGACCGCCTCTACGGCCTCGTCCCCGTTGCCGTCCAGGCCGTGCTGGCCGCCGGCGCCCACCCCGACCCCGACCGCCCACCGCAGCTCGACCCCACCTCGGCCCGCGGCTACTGGTCCGCCTACCCGGTGCGGTTCTGA
- a CDS encoding amidohydrolase family protein: MTATQPILLRGGAVIDGTGTPPHPADVLLEPDRIVAVGPEAAAAATPETVVLDVAGLTVLPGLIDAHCHITFGEPASNDELFFHRDPSTAALVAAFDVQKLLRAGVTGFLDADCIFEVGPALRDAIAAGLVEGPRMVSGMNALLTAAGGTAGKLIPDEGRVGYAHVVGDRDEMVRVTRQQIKRGADWVKIHVTGSLPNRRGERTVWTLDELRAVTETAHALDTPTVAHCRNAESTRLAAEAGVDLVLHASFLDDAAVAALVEAGTAVAPTFTFLANLADHGHRVGAMTTQVDLFRGEIAATAEKLRTAHDAGVPLLCGSESGFSLTPYGHWHARELEVFVEALGLSPLEAISCATRNGALALREPLDSIGVIAPDAAADVLVVDGDPSADVTVLADRRRLRHVFSRGAPVDLDRPWPQRSPLPGEKVGLWSAQPLTWDLVHGE; this comes from the coding sequence ATGACCGCGACCCAGCCGATCCTGCTGCGCGGCGGCGCCGTGATCGACGGCACGGGCACGCCGCCGCACCCCGCCGACGTGCTGCTCGAGCCTGATCGCATCGTGGCCGTCGGCCCCGAGGCCGCCGCGGCGGCGACCCCCGAGACCGTGGTCCTCGACGTGGCCGGGCTCACCGTGCTGCCCGGCCTGATCGACGCCCACTGCCACATCACCTTCGGCGAGCCCGCCAGCAACGACGAGCTGTTCTTCCACCGCGATCCCTCGACCGCCGCCCTCGTGGCCGCGTTCGACGTCCAGAAGCTGCTGCGGGCCGGGGTCACCGGCTTCCTCGACGCCGACTGCATCTTCGAGGTCGGGCCGGCCCTGCGCGACGCCATCGCCGCCGGCCTGGTCGAAGGGCCCCGGATGGTCTCGGGCATGAACGCGCTGTTGACCGCAGCGGGCGGGACGGCCGGCAAGCTCATCCCCGACGAGGGCCGGGTCGGCTACGCCCACGTGGTGGGCGACCGTGACGAGATGGTGCGGGTGACCCGTCAGCAGATCAAGCGGGGGGCCGACTGGGTGAAGATCCACGTCACCGGGTCGCTGCCGAACCGCCGCGGCGAGCGCACGGTGTGGACCCTCGACGAGCTCCGAGCCGTCACCGAGACCGCCCACGCCCTCGACACCCCGACGGTGGCGCACTGCCGCAACGCCGAGTCCACGCGGCTGGCGGCCGAGGCCGGCGTCGACCTCGTCCTCCACGCCAGCTTCCTCGACGACGCCGCCGTGGCCGCGCTGGTCGAGGCCGGCACCGCCGTGGCCCCGACCTTCACCTTCCTGGCCAACCTCGCCGACCACGGCCACCGGGTGGGGGCCATGACCACCCAGGTCGACCTCTTCCGCGGTGAGATCGCCGCCACCGCCGAGAAGCTGCGGACCGCCCACGACGCCGGGGTCCCGCTCCTCTGCGGCTCCGAGAGCGGGTTCTCCCTCACGCCCTACGGGCACTGGCACGCACGCGAGCTGGAGGTGTTCGTCGAGGCGCTCGGCCTCTCCCCGCTCGAGGCCATCTCGTGTGCCACCCGCAACGGGGCCCTTGCCCTGCGTGAGCCCCTCGACAGCATCGGGGTGATCGCCCCCGACGCCGCCGCGGACGTGCTCGTGGTCGACGGCGACCCGTCTGCCGACGTGACGGTGCTCGCCGACCGGCGGCGCCTCCGTCACGTGTTCTCCCGCGGAGCGCCGGTCGACCTCGACCGGCCGTGGCCCCAGCGCTCGCCCCTGCCGGGCGAGAAGGTCGGCCTGTGGTCGGCGCAGCCCCTGACCTGGGACCTGGTGCACGGCGAATGA
- a CDS encoding ThuA domain-containing protein, translating to MTTNLLLTGGPHPFASTTPLLVDLLADHGIATTVVTDPFEALARLGAAEAGTGPRVDLVTVHALRWRMDQERYADERAEHAVAVDDVDLAVLDRFVRSGGGLLALHTAVICFDAAATWRALCGASWDWERSSHPPLGPVTVTPTEAGRAHEVTGGVGGFIVEDEAYGFLDEVEGLAPLLVADHGGRTHPLVWARTVGEGRVVTDLLGHGPPAFEHPVHRRVLARAATWAASPAATVPGPAAGDAPARSHP from the coding sequence GTGACCACCAACCTGCTGCTCACGGGTGGGCCCCACCCGTTCGCGTCCACGACACCGCTGCTCGTCGACCTCCTCGCCGACCACGGCATCGCCACCACGGTGGTCACCGACCCGTTCGAGGCGCTGGCTCGCCTCGGCGCCGCCGAGGCCGGTACGGGCCCGCGGGTCGACCTGGTCACGGTGCACGCCCTGCGCTGGCGCATGGACCAGGAGCGCTACGCCGACGAGCGCGCCGAGCACGCGGTCGCGGTGGACGACGTGGATCTCGCGGTGCTCGACCGCTTCGTACGGTCCGGCGGCGGCCTGTTGGCGCTGCACACGGCGGTGATCTGCTTCGACGCTGCGGCCACCTGGCGCGCGCTCTGCGGCGCGTCCTGGGACTGGGAGCGCTCGTCGCACCCTCCGCTCGGCCCGGTGACGGTCACCCCAACCGAGGCCGGTCGCGCCCACGAGGTCACCGGCGGCGTCGGGGGCTTCATCGTCGAGGACGAGGCCTACGGCTTCCTCGACGAGGTCGAGGGGCTCGCGCCCCTCCTCGTCGCCGACCACGGCGGCCGCACCCACCCCCTGGTCTGGGCCCGCACCGTGGGCGAGGGCCGGGTGGTGACCGATCTGCTGGGCCACGGCCCACCCGCCTTCGAGCACCCCGTCCACCGCCGGGTCCTCGCCCGGGCCGCCACCTGGGCGGCGTCCCCGGCGGCGACCGTGCCCGGCCCCGCCGCCGGCGACGCGCCCGCGAGGAGCCATCCATGA
- a CDS encoding amidohydrolase, producing MIDLHAHVVLESTLGAAGPLGPELDDGDPVDGRLPCFRVGDYELMGVRYRDTPFMDVDRRLAVMDDAGIERQVLSPNPLTFFSHVEADPAVAFARRHNDGLAAVVATAPDRLAGLAQLPMQDPPRAADELRRAVGELGLLGAYVGTDLGRPLDDPALDVVWSACEALDVPLFVHPAPDGIDRPRRDERLARFDGDLWLGFLYEETLAVSTLVLGGVLDRHPGLDVCISHGGGATAWLAERMEHAARTRPWGADALAPPGAVAERLRRLWWDAHVGGPTALGALLAAFGPDHLVAGTNLAGWDQSLDPSHGDAALAAHFDANARRLLRLDRLR from the coding sequence GTGATCGACCTCCACGCCCACGTGGTGCTCGAGTCGACGCTCGGCGCCGCCGGGCCCCTCGGGCCCGAGCTCGACGACGGCGACCCGGTCGACGGGCGACTCCCCTGCTTCCGGGTGGGGGACTACGAGCTGATGGGTGTCCGCTACCGGGACACCCCGTTCATGGACGTCGACCGCCGGCTGGCCGTCATGGACGACGCCGGGATCGAGCGCCAGGTGCTGTCGCCCAACCCGTTGACCTTCTTCTCCCACGTCGAGGCCGACCCCGCCGTGGCCTTCGCCCGCCGCCACAACGACGGGCTCGCCGCCGTCGTGGCCACGGCGCCGGACCGGCTGGCCGGGCTGGCCCAGCTCCCGATGCAGGACCCACCCCGGGCCGCGGACGAACTGCGCCGAGCGGTCGGCGAGCTCGGTCTGCTCGGCGCCTACGTGGGCACCGATCTGGGGCGGCCGCTGGACGACCCCGCCCTCGACGTCGTGTGGTCGGCGTGCGAGGCCCTCGACGTACCCCTCTTCGTCCATCCCGCGCCGGACGGCATCGACCGGCCCCGCCGCGACGAGCGCCTCGCCCGCTTCGACGGTGACCTCTGGCTCGGGTTCCTCTACGAGGAGACCCTGGCCGTGTCGACCCTGGTCCTGGGTGGGGTGCTCGACCGCCACCCGGGCCTGGACGTCTGCATCAGCCACGGGGGCGGCGCAACGGCCTGGCTGGCCGAGCGCATGGAGCACGCCGCCCGCACCCGCCCCTGGGGGGCGGACGCGCTCGCTCCGCCGGGAGCGGTCGCCGAGCGGTTGCGCCGGCTGTGGTGGGACGCCCACGTCGGTGGCCCGACGGCGCTGGGAGCGCTCCTCGCGGCCTTCGGGCCGGATCACCTCGTCGCCGGCACCAACCTGGCCGGCTGGGACCAGTCCCTCGACCCCAGTCACGGGGACGCCGCGCTCGCGGCGCACTTCGACGCCAACGCCCGCCGCCTGCTCCGCCTCGATCGCCTGCGCTGA
- a CDS encoding aromatic ring-hydroxylating dioxygenase subunit alpha has protein sequence MDAVLEQRIRDRIAVEKSRTEPPPEAVPVPLIPTGRYVDPAFHELEREHLFPRTWLFAGHESEWPEPGSYRQFTRTGAPLVIVRGEDGVLRAFYNACRHRGAPVTRDECGTARRLTCQYHSWSYGTDGVLKGVPDARSFAGLDVDDLGLVPVRCETSDGWVFVKEALDGPSLVEFLGPVADQMRDIDGPAMRLVGTQVHHLACNWKLMVDAFLEVYHVRTVHPDNAALLYDDQATTVTMLPHGHSRLTVDKRDELRDFPMVSPEFDNPSVPLLWRQTSTSYGIFPNLVVPMDTGAFTFLCMWPVDVDHTELELRWYAPAWEGDEVPEDHTGRMALFETVMAQDTANMAPIQASVSSRGARPFQLGWHERLIHHFQRAVDLAIGPDHLPADTAVSDALDGFVEPA, from the coding sequence GTGGACGCCGTCCTCGAGCAACGCATCCGCGACCGGATCGCCGTGGAGAAGTCCCGCACCGAGCCGCCGCCCGAGGCCGTGCCGGTGCCGCTCATCCCGACCGGACGCTACGTCGACCCCGCCTTCCACGAGCTCGAACGCGAGCACCTGTTCCCGCGCACCTGGCTGTTCGCCGGCCACGAGTCCGAATGGCCAGAGCCGGGCTCGTACCGGCAGTTCACCCGCACCGGCGCCCCCCTCGTCATCGTGCGGGGCGAGGACGGCGTGCTGCGGGCCTTCTACAACGCCTGCCGGCACCGGGGCGCCCCGGTCACGCGCGACGAGTGCGGCACGGCCCGGCGCCTGACCTGCCAGTACCACTCGTGGAGCTACGGCACCGATGGCGTGCTGAAGGGCGTGCCCGACGCTCGCAGCTTCGCCGGCCTCGACGTGGACGACCTGGGCCTCGTGCCGGTGCGCTGCGAGACCTCCGACGGCTGGGTCTTCGTCAAGGAGGCGCTGGACGGCCCGTCACTCGTCGAGTTCCTCGGGCCCGTCGCCGACCAGATGCGCGACATCGACGGGCCCGCCATGCGCCTCGTCGGCACCCAGGTGCACCACCTCGCCTGCAACTGGAAGCTGATGGTGGACGCCTTCCTCGAGGTGTACCACGTGCGCACGGTGCACCCCGACAATGCCGCCCTGCTCTACGACGACCAGGCCACCACGGTCACGATGCTCCCCCACGGCCACAGCCGCCTGACGGTGGACAAGCGCGACGAGCTGCGCGACTTCCCCATGGTGTCCCCCGAGTTCGACAACCCGTCGGTGCCGCTGCTGTGGCGCCAGACGTCGACCTCGTACGGCATCTTCCCCAACCTGGTCGTACCCATGGACACCGGGGCCTTCACCTTCCTCTGCATGTGGCCGGTGGACGTGGACCACACCGAGCTCGAGCTGCGCTGGTACGCGCCGGCGTGGGAGGGCGACGAGGTGCCCGAGGACCACACCGGCCGCATGGCCCTGTTCGAGACCGTCATGGCGCAGGACACCGCCAACATGGCCCCGATCCAGGCCTCGGTCTCGTCGCGTGGCGCTCGACCGTTCCAGCTCGGGTGGCACGAGCGCCTCATCCACCACTTCCAACGGGCGGTCGACCTGGCCATCGGGCCGGATCACCTGCCCGCCGACACCGCGGTCTCCGACGCCCTCGACGGCTTCGTGGAGCCGGCATGA
- a CDS encoding PQQ-dependent sugar dehydrogenase produces the protein MSSEPRRRPTRPLTRVASRTAVGLVAAALALTACYGGSDDRRTSSPTVDPEIRSATSTTAAPGPASTLPASVGSFDGASVAYEPVTTLDDTPMAMAVRAGDDDLVYVAQRAGTLVRLDPTTGPDAAAEVVLDFSSDVTIEGEGGFLGAAFSPDGEHLYVSYTNTAGDTRIDEYAVSGEGGDATVDADSRREVFAQDQPFSNHNGGNIAFGPDGFLYLGLGDGGAAGDPDDRAQNPTDLLGKVVRIDPTEGDTPYGVPADNPFADGTDGRPEIWISGVRNPWRFSFDAATGDLWIGDVGQNEVEEIDFLPADGEGLNAGRGANLGWNLMEGDAGYEGGTPPAAYVPPIATTSHGDGNCSITGGYVYRGTEVPALQGAYLFSDLCRSRLQGLLVDGSRQVNDEADLGELPSGAPISFGEDAAGELYVLFQDGLISKITAG, from the coding sequence ATGAGCTCTGAGCCCCGGCGTCGTCCGACCCGTCCCCTCACCCGGGTCGCCTCCCGCACCGCCGTCGGCCTCGTGGCGGCGGCGTTGGCGCTCACCGCCTGCTACGGCGGCAGCGACGACCGACGGACGAGCTCGCCGACGGTGGACCCCGAGATCCGCTCGGCCACGTCCACCACCGCTGCGCCGGGCCCGGCGTCGACCCTCCCGGCGAGCGTCGGGTCGTTCGACGGGGCCAGCGTGGCGTACGAGCCCGTGACGACCCTCGACGACACGCCGATGGCGATGGCCGTGCGCGCCGGTGACGACGACCTCGTCTACGTCGCACAGCGAGCCGGCACGCTGGTGCGCCTCGACCCGACGACGGGGCCCGACGCCGCGGCCGAGGTGGTGCTGGACTTCAGCAGCGACGTCACCATCGAGGGAGAGGGCGGCTTCCTGGGCGCGGCGTTCTCCCCGGACGGCGAGCACCTCTACGTCAGCTACACGAACACCGCCGGCGACACCCGCATCGACGAGTACGCCGTGTCGGGCGAAGGCGGCGACGCCACCGTCGACGCCGACAGCCGCCGCGAGGTGTTCGCCCAGGACCAGCCGTTCTCGAACCACAACGGCGGCAACATCGCGTTCGGCCCGGACGGCTTCCTGTACCTGGGCCTCGGCGACGGCGGCGCCGCCGGCGACCCGGACGACCGGGCCCAGAACCCCACCGACCTCCTCGGCAAGGTGGTGCGCATCGACCCGACGGAAGGGGACACCCCCTACGGCGTGCCCGCGGACAACCCCTTCGCCGACGGCACCGACGGCCGACCCGAGATCTGGATCAGCGGGGTGCGCAACCCCTGGCGGTTCTCGTTCGATGCCGCCACGGGCGACCTGTGGATCGGCGACGTGGGCCAGAACGAGGTCGAGGAGATCGACTTCCTGCCCGCCGACGGCGAGGGCCTGAACGCCGGGCGGGGCGCCAACCTGGGCTGGAACCTGATGGAGGGCGACGCCGGCTACGAGGGCGGCACGCCGCCGGCCGCCTACGTCCCGCCCATCGCCACCACCAGCCACGGCGACGGCAACTGCTCGATCACCGGTGGGTACGTGTACCGGGGCACCGAGGTCCCCGCCCTCCAGGGCGCCTATCTCTTCTCGGACCTGTGCCGGTCCCGCCTCCAGGGTCTCCTGGTGGACGGCAGCCGGCAGGTGAACGACGAGGCCGACCTCGGCGAGCTCCCGTCCGGTGCCCCGATCTCGTTCGGCGAGGACGCCGCCGGCGAGCTCTACGTCCTCTTCCAGGACGGCCTGATCTCGAAGATCACCGCCGGCTGA
- a CDS encoding SDR family oxidoreductase, which translates to MSEPGSGTVVVTGGGSGLGAAIASAAAEAGWTVGVLDRDGDAADRAAATLGGRCVALAADTTDEAAVESALDQFATAMDRPAPDALVANAGIVRFGPLLDTTLADWRAVVDVNLTGTFVTARAVARRLVAAGRPGSIVAVTSMNGVVPGPNAGAYGATKAGVARLTQQMALEWGAHGIRVNAVAPGLIDGGMSAPIYADPETRRRREQRVPLGRLGEPADVAAVVLFLLSDAAGYVTGTELLVDGGVTPSVITSLPRPAAVDSVGDGAPGG; encoded by the coding sequence ATGAGCGAGCCAGGGAGCGGCACCGTGGTGGTGACCGGCGGGGGCTCCGGCCTGGGGGCCGCGATCGCGTCTGCCGCCGCCGAGGCGGGCTGGACGGTCGGCGTGCTCGACCGCGACGGCGACGCCGCGGATCGCGCTGCCGCGACCCTCGGCGGCCGGTGCGTGGCCCTCGCCGCGGACACGACCGACGAGGCCGCGGTCGAGTCCGCCCTCGACCAGTTCGCGACGGCCATGGACCGGCCGGCGCCCGATGCCCTCGTGGCCAACGCCGGGATCGTGCGCTTCGGCCCGCTGCTCGACACCACCCTCGCCGACTGGCGGGCGGTGGTCGACGTGAACCTCACCGGCACCTTCGTGACGGCCCGGGCGGTGGCCCGGCGCCTCGTCGCCGCTGGCCGGCCCGGCTCGATCGTGGCGGTCACGTCCATGAACGGGGTGGTCCCTGGCCCCAACGCCGGCGCCTACGGGGCCACCAAGGCCGGCGTGGCCCGCCTCACCCAGCAGATGGCCCTCGAGTGGGGGGCCCACGGCATCCGGGTCAACGCCGTTGCCCCCGGGCTCATCGACGGCGGTATGTCCGCCCCCATCTACGCCGACCCCGAGACCCGCCGGCGGCGCGAGCAGCGGGTCCCGCTGGGTCGCCTCGGTGAGCCCGCCGACGTGGCCGCGGTCGTCCTGTTCCTGCTCTCCGACGCCGCGGGCTACGTCACCGGCACCGAGCTTCTCGTCGACGGCGGGGTCACCCCGTCGGTGATCACCTCCCTCCCGCGGCCGGCGGCGGTGGACTCGGTCGGCGACGGGGCCCCGGGCGGGTGA